A single genomic interval of Brevibacillus brevis harbors:
- a CDS encoding aspartate aminotransferase family protein — translation MDWRSLDEQYIVSSYKRLPIAIEKGEGNYLYDTNGKSYLDLFTGLAVNVLGHSHPRIVQALREQGERFLHISNVFLNKPAIRLAERLVANSISGKVFFTNSGAEATESAIKLIHKWTKNEGAGREGIVVLRNSFHGRTLGAVRLTRQAHIYQDFPQPAFPVYELDVEDTEGLRAICQEAKPAAVLMEPVLGSGGVVPLTEAFLREVAAICEQEGMLFVMDEIQTGMGRTGKLFAYEHAGVTPDLILFAKGIGGGLPLGGVIAGPKLMNQFKPGDHGTTFAPSPLSAALGNVVLDELLNPAFIAHVEEVIAYLWSGLEALRTRLPDQLQSLRGKGLMVGIPLSSTPEEVSHLQQALLDEGILVDVTQKTIVRLLPPLTLTKADVDRFLAVFEEQLTARTGTKKEA, via the coding sequence ATGGACTGGCGTTCGCTTGATGAACAATATATCGTCTCCTCTTACAAAAGACTTCCGATTGCCATAGAAAAAGGTGAAGGAAATTACTTGTACGATACGAACGGGAAGAGCTATCTCGACTTGTTTACCGGACTCGCGGTAAACGTTCTGGGGCATTCTCATCCGCGCATTGTACAGGCTCTGCGTGAGCAGGGAGAGCGCTTCTTGCATATTTCCAATGTATTTTTAAACAAGCCGGCTATTCGTTTGGCCGAGCGTTTGGTTGCGAACAGCATTAGTGGAAAAGTGTTTTTCACCAACTCTGGTGCAGAGGCTACAGAGTCTGCGATCAAGCTGATTCACAAATGGACGAAAAACGAGGGGGCAGGTCGTGAAGGCATCGTTGTCTTACGGAACAGCTTTCACGGGCGAACACTCGGAGCAGTGCGTTTGACGAGGCAGGCTCACATCTATCAAGACTTTCCTCAGCCGGCTTTTCCAGTGTATGAACTGGATGTGGAGGATACGGAAGGATTGCGAGCGATTTGCCAGGAAGCAAAGCCCGCTGCGGTCCTCATGGAGCCAGTCTTGGGTTCCGGCGGTGTCGTGCCATTAACGGAAGCGTTCTTGCGAGAGGTAGCTGCGATCTGTGAACAAGAAGGTATGCTCTTTGTCATGGATGAGATCCAGACAGGAATGGGCAGAACTGGAAAGTTGTTTGCTTATGAGCATGCAGGCGTAACGCCAGACCTGATCCTTTTCGCCAAAGGCATAGGGGGAGGGCTTCCACTCGGCGGTGTCATTGCTGGTCCAAAGCTGATGAACCAGTTCAAACCGGGGGATCATGGAACGACATTCGCACCATCACCACTGTCTGCTGCCCTGGGGAATGTCGTGTTGGACGAATTGCTTAATCCAGCCTTCATCGCTCACGTAGAAGAAGTGATTGCGTACCTGTGGTCGGGCCTGGAAGCGTTGCGAACTCGTCTTCCAGATCAGCTGCAATCCCTTCGCGGAAAAGGCTTGATGGTTGGAATTCCGCTCTCTTCCACCCCGGAGGAGGTAAGTCACTTGCAGCAAGCATTGCTTGACGAAGGAATTCTCGTTGATGTGACGCAGAAAACGATTGTTCGTCTGCTTCCACCTCTGACGTTGACAAAAGCTGATGTGGACCGTTTCCTTGCTGTGTTTGAGGAACAATTAACAGCAAGAACAGGCACGAAAAAGGAGGCGTAG
- a CDS encoding GNAT family N-acetyltransferase, whose protein sequence is MTLHTDEILLRPLQQQDAAELLELRLRNHDFLQPFEPIRPSSFLTLPGQQEQISQAEIDFERGTAYAFGVFSREAKKMMGRVALSNVARGAWQNATIGYFMDQSCNGKGYTTSAVNLALHFAFSDAKLHRVQAAVMPRNQASIRVLEKNRFRQEGLSLRYLQINGVWEDHLLYALTIEEWSQ, encoded by the coding sequence ATGACACTACATACGGACGAGATTCTCTTACGGCCTCTCCAACAACAAGACGCAGCCGAGCTCCTAGAGCTTCGGCTGCGTAATCATGACTTTCTCCAACCATTTGAACCAATCCGCCCCTCTTCCTTTCTGACCCTCCCAGGACAGCAAGAACAGATTTCACAAGCAGAGATTGATTTTGAACGCGGCACAGCCTATGCTTTCGGCGTATTCAGCCGCGAGGCCAAAAAGATGATGGGACGTGTAGCCTTATCGAATGTCGCCCGCGGCGCGTGGCAAAATGCAACGATTGGCTACTTTATGGATCAGTCTTGCAATGGCAAAGGCTATACGACATCCGCAGTAAATCTCGCCCTTCATTTTGCATTTTCTGATGCTAAACTGCACAGGGTACAAGCTGCTGTCATGCCTCGCAACCAAGCTTCCATTCGCGTCTTGGAAAAAAATCGTTTTCGCCAGGAAGGACTTTCGTTACGCTATTTGCAAATTAACGGTGTATGGGAGGACCATCTCCTCTACGCTCTTACTATTGAGGAGTGGTCTCAGTAA
- a CDS encoding flavodoxin: MSILMVYASMTGNTQEIAEAIAEGIRSTGAELEIKEVMDANAKELESYDGILLGAYTWGDGELPDECLDFYEEMDDIDLSGKKVVAFGSCDSAYEHVGAAVDILLKKASERGAETPLEGLKIELSPTAKEVETCKAFGVSFAELLG, translated from the coding sequence ATGAGCATTTTGATGGTATACGCGAGCATGACAGGGAATACACAGGAAATTGCTGAAGCAATTGCAGAAGGTATTCGTTCAACTGGTGCTGAGCTGGAGATAAAAGAAGTAATGGATGCGAACGCAAAAGAACTAGAATCTTACGACGGAATCTTGCTTGGTGCCTACACATGGGGCGATGGCGAACTTCCAGACGAATGCCTGGATTTTTATGAGGAAATGGACGATATTGACCTCAGCGGGAAAAAGGTCGTTGCTTTTGGCTCTTGCGACTCCGCTTACGAGCATGTCGGTGCAGCTGTTGATATTTTGCTGAAAAAGGCGAGCGAGCGTGGTGCGGAAACTCCTCTGGAAGGTTTGAAAATCGAGCTTTCTCCTACTGCAAAAGAAGTGGAAACTTGCAAAGCATTTGGGGTATCGTTTGCTGAATTGCTCGGCTAA
- a CDS encoding EcsC family protein, which translates to MRESRETLVTALREVEAWEKDQNDLWFWEKLGRLPFVLLDRITPAFVQEKLGKAVDEMAAFLETGGTYLVQDEPIYKRFGKRLEGQGISVIGKAEIAAVPLTMMNDVAMELKDSRANFATVQGATTGFGGIFTLAIDIPLLMGTSLKVLQEMALAYGYRPEEKRERLFVVKCLQFASSDIVGKKAILAELSRFDDPNAQREVMAQLQGWREVVVTYTENFGWKKLFQMVPIAGILFGAYLNRSTVQDVAEAGMMLYRKRRILERLRESEKSEEITETTPQ; encoded by the coding sequence TTGAGGGAGTCCAGGGAGACATTAGTTACGGCATTACGTGAAGTGGAGGCTTGGGAGAAGGATCAGAACGACTTGTGGTTCTGGGAAAAGCTTGGCAGACTTCCTTTTGTTCTGTTGGATCGGATTACGCCTGCATTCGTTCAAGAGAAGCTGGGAAAAGCCGTAGATGAAATGGCAGCTTTTCTTGAGACAGGTGGTACTTATTTGGTGCAGGATGAACCGATTTACAAGCGGTTTGGTAAACGCTTAGAGGGACAGGGCATATCTGTTATTGGCAAGGCGGAGATTGCCGCTGTACCGCTTACGATGATGAATGATGTCGCTATGGAGCTAAAGGATTCACGAGCGAATTTTGCCACGGTACAAGGTGCGACGACTGGCTTCGGAGGGATTTTTACCCTCGCGATCGATATCCCGTTATTAATGGGGACATCCCTAAAAGTATTACAAGAGATGGCTCTTGCCTATGGCTATCGACCTGAAGAGAAGAGGGAGCGGTTGTTCGTCGTCAAATGCTTGCAGTTTGCTTCCTCCGACATCGTAGGGAAAAAAGCGATACTCGCTGAGCTCTCTCGCTTTGATGATCCAAATGCACAGAGAGAGGTAATGGCGCAATTGCAGGGATGGCGTGAAGTCGTGGTAACGTACACAGAAAACTTTGGGTGGAAAAAGTTATTTCAAATGGTGCCCATTGCAGGTATTTTGTTCGGGGCGTATTTGAACCGCTCAACCGTACAGGATGTCGCCGAAGCGGGGATGATGTTGTACCGCAAACGGCGCATCCTGGAGCGGCTGCGTGAGAGCGAAAAGAGCGAGGAAATTACTGAGACCACTCCTCAATAG
- the pdxK gene encoding pyridoxine/pyridoxal/pyridoxamine kinase: MTMKKALTIAGSDTSGGAGQQADLKTFQELGVFGMTALTVIVAQDPHNEWFHEVFPIDVAILEKQIETVLAGIGVDAVKTGMLGTTELVDLATRKIKQYDLKNVVVDPVMICKGADEALHPEIAVSLREVLLPHATVATPNLFEAGILSKMGALKSVDDMKEAAKRIHDFGTSYVVVKGGSKLQSGNAVDVFYDGKTIEVLESERFETSFTHGAGCTFSAAICAELAKGSSVHNAVAVAKDFITEAIRHSFALNKYVGPTNHGAYRMKKHGEAIC; encoded by the coding sequence ATGACCATGAAGAAAGCACTCACCATTGCAGGTTCCGACACCAGCGGCGGAGCTGGTCAGCAAGCAGACCTCAAAACGTTTCAGGAGCTTGGTGTTTTCGGGATGACCGCCCTCACCGTTATCGTAGCCCAAGATCCACATAACGAATGGTTTCACGAAGTGTTTCCGATCGATGTTGCGATCCTGGAAAAACAAATCGAAACCGTACTCGCAGGAATTGGCGTAGATGCTGTAAAAACAGGGATGCTCGGAACCACTGAACTGGTTGACCTCGCTACCCGTAAAATAAAACAATACGATTTGAAAAATGTTGTCGTTGACCCTGTGATGATCTGTAAGGGTGCAGATGAAGCACTCCATCCAGAAATTGCAGTCAGCCTGCGTGAAGTCTTGCTCCCGCATGCAACAGTTGCGACTCCTAACCTGTTCGAAGCTGGTATTCTCAGCAAAATGGGCGCGCTGAAAAGTGTCGATGACATGAAGGAAGCGGCAAAACGCATTCACGACTTCGGCACCTCTTACGTCGTTGTAAAAGGCGGCAGCAAGCTTCAAAGCGGCAATGCCGTAGATGTTTTCTATGACGGAAAAACGATCGAGGTATTGGAATCAGAACGCTTTGAAACGAGCTTTACTCATGGTGCTGGTTGCACGTTTTCGGCTGCAATCTGTGCCGAATTGGCAAAAGGAAGCTCTGTACACAACGCTGTAGCGGTTGCCAAAGACTTTATTACCGAAGCGATTCGCCACTCGTTTGCTCTCAATAAATATGTAGGACCTACTAATCACGGTGCGTACCGCATGAAAAAGCACGGCGAAGCGATTTGCTAA
- the dapD gene encoding 2,3,4,5-tetrahydropyridine-2,6-dicarboxylate N-acetyltransferase, translating into MNMMDANEIIAFIQKSEKKTPVKVYVKGNLEGIDFGASSKAFITGPTGVVFGEWKEIEPVLAANADKIEDYVVESDRRNSAIPLLDTKGIQARIEPGAIIRDQVTIGNNAVIMMGASINIGAVIGEGTMIDMNVVVGGRGTIGKNCHIGAGSVIAGVIEPPSAQPVVVEDDVVIGANAVILEGVRVGKGAVVAAGAVVIEDVPPYVVVAGTPARVIKQIDEKTRSKTEIKQELRQL; encoded by the coding sequence ATGAACATGATGGATGCTAACGAAATTATCGCGTTTATTCAAAAAAGCGAAAAGAAAACACCCGTGAAGGTATATGTGAAAGGGAACCTGGAGGGAATCGACTTCGGTGCGAGCTCCAAAGCCTTCATTACTGGTCCTACTGGTGTTGTTTTTGGTGAGTGGAAAGAGATTGAGCCAGTGCTTGCTGCTAACGCAGACAAAATTGAAGATTATGTTGTAGAAAGCGACCGCCGCAACTCCGCTATTCCATTGCTGGATACCAAAGGGATTCAAGCGCGTATTGAGCCAGGCGCAATTATTCGTGACCAAGTGACAATCGGTAACAATGCGGTCATCATGATGGGTGCTTCCATTAACATCGGTGCAGTGATCGGTGAAGGTACGATGATCGACATGAATGTTGTAGTAGGTGGACGTGGAACCATCGGGAAAAACTGCCACATCGGCGCCGGATCGGTTATTGCGGGTGTTATCGAGCCGCCATCTGCACAGCCAGTTGTTGTCGAGGATGATGTTGTCATCGGAGCAAATGCTGTCATTCTGGAAGGTGTACGTGTAGGAAAAGGTGCTGTGGTTGCAGCGGGTGCTGTCGTGATTGAAGATGTACCTCCATACGTAGTAGTTGCGGGAACGCCTGCACGCGTGATCAAGCAAATCGATGAAAAAACTCGTTCCAAGACAGAGATCAAGCAGGAGCTACGTCAACTGTAA
- the rarD gene encoding EamA family transporter RarD, producing MRQGIIYAIVAYLAWGLLPLYWKLFQAMGAWEILAHRIVWSIIFVAIIIQVTKRWRSMWRAVTGFKMFGALAICSLLISANWLIFIWAVNNDQVMQTSLGYYMNPLITVLLGVIFLKEKMHAGQWLALILAAFGVMFITFQYGEIPWVSLSLALTFAFYSLAKKLVRMEAMIGLAWETLFVAPIAFGYLLMLQVNGTDTMTSLAWWQLLLLTLAGVATAMPLYWFAQATTRLPLSVVGFIQYLAPTISLLSAVFLFGEPFTQTHLISFGFIWSALIVFTVSSVRMKRKAAPINPEVALKKQA from the coding sequence ATGAGACAGGGGATTATTTACGCAATTGTGGCGTATTTGGCTTGGGGGTTACTCCCGCTCTATTGGAAGCTGTTTCAGGCAATGGGGGCATGGGAGATACTCGCTCATCGAATCGTCTGGTCGATTATTTTTGTCGCAATCATTATTCAGGTAACGAAACGCTGGCGCAGTATGTGGCGAGCGGTTACTGGTTTTAAAATGTTCGGAGCATTAGCGATATGTTCACTGCTAATCAGCGCAAACTGGCTCATTTTTATATGGGCAGTAAATAACGATCAAGTCATGCAAACGAGTCTTGGCTATTACATGAATCCTCTCATCACCGTACTGCTCGGAGTCATTTTCTTAAAAGAAAAAATGCATGCTGGGCAATGGCTCGCGCTTATACTTGCGGCTTTCGGAGTCATGTTCATCACCTTCCAGTACGGTGAGATTCCATGGGTCTCTCTATCACTTGCCCTGACCTTTGCTTTTTACAGCTTGGCGAAAAAGCTCGTCCGGATGGAGGCGATGATTGGACTAGCGTGGGAGACGCTGTTTGTGGCCCCTATTGCTTTCGGCTATCTGCTGATGCTACAGGTCAATGGGACGGATACGATGACATCCTTGGCATGGTGGCAACTTCTATTGCTGACGTTGGCGGGGGTAGCTACTGCCATGCCGCTCTACTGGTTCGCCCAAGCAACGACTAGACTCCCACTTTCCGTTGTGGGCTTCATTCAATACTTGGCGCCGACGATATCGCTCCTATCAGCTGTTTTCTTGTTTGGAGAGCCTTTCACCCAAACACATCTCATCAGCTTTGGATTCATCTGGTCTGCGCTCATCGTATTTACGGTGTCTTCCGTTCGCATGAAACGAAAAGCTGCTCCAATCAATCCTGAAGTCGCTCTCAAAAAACAAGCGTGA
- a CDS encoding ABC transporter permease gives MKVMDSFRIVWRNLWRMKLRTALTSVGVMIGTAAIVAMMALSLGLKESAVKSLENFGNLTEMDVEPLRWYEENGEWIDVPEDKVKKLNMQAVQELKKIPGIQAVMPIKELREQAKLKVGRREGYVQLIGVDVNESAAYRKNDIEKGSYLTGAPQEIVVAFDVSRELRDVEKEKREERRRKAGAGRHEMSQMPPPDIGGGEALAFNLVDRAGTLILSREYRIDDEPKYEKKELRVKVVGQLKKSEERNSSAAVYVPINVVKELNEWVTRSRGDEVEEGASRRSRDKAKKDTFEFDRITVKVESREKVEGVVKALKENGFEVWSPARELETINNFFFVIQMVLGGIAAISLLVATIGIVNTMIMSILERTKEIGIMKVIGATVLNIRWLFLMESGFIGLIGGLAGLGMAWGAVELVNYFGASGGLLDSLNMGYGGGDPEAEPTKLAVIPSWLALFAIGFSFIIGVLAGIFPAIRASRLSALQAIRSE, from the coding sequence GTGAAGGTAATGGATTCTTTTCGCATCGTCTGGAGGAATCTGTGGCGAATGAAGCTACGGACAGCCCTTACGTCGGTTGGTGTCATGATCGGGACGGCTGCAATCGTCGCGATGATGGCATTAAGTTTAGGGCTTAAGGAAAGTGCGGTAAAAAGCTTGGAGAACTTCGGGAACTTGACAGAGATGGACGTCGAGCCATTGCGTTGGTACGAGGAAAATGGCGAATGGATTGATGTTCCAGAGGATAAGGTCAAGAAGCTGAATATGCAAGCGGTGCAGGAATTAAAAAAGATTCCTGGCATTCAGGCTGTTATGCCGATAAAAGAATTACGAGAGCAAGCAAAGCTTAAGGTAGGTAGGCGAGAAGGTTACGTACAGCTTATTGGGGTGGATGTGAATGAGTCGGCTGCCTATCGCAAAAATGACATTGAAAAAGGAAGCTATCTGACAGGGGCCCCACAAGAGATCGTGGTTGCTTTCGATGTATCCAGAGAATTGCGCGACGTAGAAAAGGAAAAGCGCGAGGAACGGCGAAGAAAGGCCGGAGCTGGACGGCATGAAATGTCTCAGATGCCACCTCCTGATATAGGGGGCGGAGAAGCACTGGCCTTCAATCTCGTAGACAGAGCAGGGACTCTCATCTTGTCACGCGAATATCGCATCGACGATGAACCGAAATACGAGAAAAAAGAACTGCGTGTGAAGGTTGTCGGTCAATTAAAGAAGTCTGAAGAACGTAACTCATCAGCCGCGGTTTATGTTCCGATTAACGTTGTGAAAGAGCTGAACGAGTGGGTCACGCGCAGTCGAGGTGACGAAGTCGAAGAGGGAGCATCGCGCCGTTCACGCGATAAAGCTAAAAAGGATACCTTTGAATTTGACAGAATTACAGTCAAGGTAGAATCTCGTGAAAAAGTCGAGGGTGTAGTCAAAGCGTTGAAGGAAAATGGCTTTGAAGTATGGTCGCCTGCACGTGAGCTGGAAACCATCAATAACTTCTTCTTCGTGATTCAGATGGTCCTCGGAGGAATTGCAGCAATCTCCTTGCTCGTTGCAACCATTGGAATCGTCAATACGATGATCATGTCGATTTTAGAGCGAACCAAAGAGATTGGGATCATGAAAGTAATCGGAGCCACTGTGTTGAATATTCGCTGGCTGTTCTTAATGGAATCAGGTTTTATTGGATTAATTGGTGGACTAGCTGGTCTTGGCATGGCGTGGGGAGCGGTTGAGCTCGTGAATTACTTCGGTGCGTCTGGCGGTCTCTTGGATAGTCTGAACATGGGCTACGGCGGTGGTGATCCAGAGGCTGAGCCAACAAAATTGGCGGTCATTCCGAGCTGGCTGGCACTCTTTGCGATCGGCTTCTCCTTTATCATTGGGGTGTTGGCGGGAATCTTCCCGGCGATCCGTGCGTCTCGTTTAAGTGCGCTGCAAGCGATTCGATCTGAATAA
- a CDS encoding class I SAM-dependent methyltransferase produces MIRTNQWNAGLYDAKMNFVSEYGKELVDWLQPAPGESILDLGCGTGDLCAQLSLAGANVTGIDFSAAMIEAARQKYPQFAFEVADAHTYRTHVRYDAVFSNAALHWMKRPAEVVETIWLALAPGGRFVAEFGGHGNCGQITQALRTVLARKGISADERSPWYFPSIGEYTTLLEKQGFHVVLASHFDRPTVMADGDLGLSHWLNSFCSPFFAGLSADEIQQVCREVTDFLRPALFQEGHWVLDYKRIRVLAHKKSENDTLHGGAPR; encoded by the coding sequence ATGATTCGAACCAATCAATGGAATGCCGGGCTATACGACGCCAAAATGAATTTCGTTTCTGAATACGGCAAAGAGTTAGTGGACTGGCTGCAGCCGGCTCCTGGAGAAAGCATTCTTGACTTAGGCTGTGGAACAGGCGACCTGTGTGCTCAACTATCGCTTGCAGGAGCAAATGTGACAGGAATCGATTTTTCTGCCGCCATGATTGAGGCTGCTCGCCAAAAATATCCGCAGTTTGCCTTTGAAGTAGCCGATGCGCATACGTATCGTACACATGTCCGTTACGACGCTGTCTTTTCCAATGCCGCACTCCACTGGATGAAACGTCCTGCCGAAGTCGTTGAAACCATTTGGCTGGCTCTTGCTCCCGGCGGACGCTTTGTTGCCGAATTTGGAGGACACGGCAATTGTGGACAAATCACACAGGCATTACGAACTGTATTGGCGCGAAAAGGAATATCTGCTGATGAGCGCTCCCCTTGGTATTTTCCCAGCATTGGAGAGTACACGACTCTTTTGGAGAAGCAAGGCTTCCATGTCGTACTTGCCTCCCATTTTGATCGTCCGACAGTCATGGCTGATGGGGACCTGGGGCTTTCGCATTGGCTGAATTCTTTTTGCAGTCCTTTTTTTGCAGGACTGTCGGCAGATGAAATCCAGCAAGTCTGTAGGGAAGTCACTGACTTCCTGCGTCCTGCGCTGTTTCAAGAGGGTCACTGGGTGCTCGATTACAAGCGTATTCGCGTCCTTGCCCATAAGAAATCAGAGAATGATACTCTACATGGGGGTGCTCCACGATGA
- a CDS encoding efflux RND transporter periplasmic adaptor subunit, which yields MNKKKWIIIATVVAVLGGGSYYGYSYFKGEEVTEEKPEEKPNFPTALVERGDVKKTINSAGTVEAKAREEVKPELSGKVQRVLVKEGQSVKKGDVLFTIDSSDAQLEIQKLELDILKAKKELSEIKQKKDKITATKEGKVVEVLVEEGQDVRPEQVVVKLANTDYLKIIGQFTSYESERFSVGQKVKVFIPTSMYFVDGVVTEVDRIGEKVEGAGGIHDVEVLVKKPGAIYVGDKGEVQYTDDKGLLYVSRNQKEFQLPDEIEILAGTHGKIGKVDVKKDDVVKVGQQLFKMDMEASGMELLEKELALKSSLLNMEQKKREIAKNQVTAPISGVITKLGVKEGEAPGSDPAAIIMDTTSVYFVAAVGELDIPEIKIGQNVDVYVYAFGTEPFKGKVIELPKEGKKEDKEVRFAVKVELLDKADFKHGMTGDNDIIVAQAQNVLRLPSNAVEILGPGQGTVMVKDPSTGDPMPKDVEIGIEGYDFIEIKGGLNEGEEVLVTNSEGM from the coding sequence ATGAACAAGAAAAAATGGATCATTATCGCCACGGTCGTGGCCGTTCTTGGAGGGGGAAGCTATTACGGCTATTCGTACTTCAAGGGCGAAGAGGTTACAGAAGAAAAGCCAGAAGAAAAACCGAACTTCCCGACAGCGCTCGTGGAACGTGGTGACGTTAAGAAAACGATCAACTCAGCAGGGACAGTGGAAGCGAAGGCGCGTGAGGAAGTCAAGCCAGAGCTCAGCGGCAAGGTGCAACGTGTGCTAGTCAAGGAAGGGCAATCTGTGAAAAAAGGCGATGTCTTGTTCACGATAGACAGCTCGGATGCACAGTTGGAAATTCAAAAGCTGGAGCTGGACATTTTAAAAGCGAAAAAAGAGCTAAGTGAAATTAAACAAAAGAAAGACAAGATCACGGCTACTAAAGAAGGAAAAGTGGTTGAGGTCCTTGTGGAAGAAGGGCAAGATGTAAGACCGGAGCAGGTAGTAGTCAAGCTGGCTAATACCGACTATCTGAAAATTATTGGGCAATTTACCTCCTATGAGTCTGAAAGATTCAGTGTAGGTCAAAAAGTGAAGGTATTCATTCCGACTTCCATGTACTTTGTGGATGGTGTCGTAACGGAAGTGGACAGAATTGGCGAAAAGGTAGAAGGAGCGGGCGGTATTCATGATGTCGAGGTTTTGGTCAAGAAGCCTGGTGCCATCTACGTTGGGGACAAGGGTGAGGTACAGTATACGGATGATAAGGGCCTCTTATATGTAAGCCGAAATCAGAAAGAATTCCAGTTGCCAGATGAAATAGAAATTTTGGCGGGTACTCACGGAAAAATTGGCAAGGTAGACGTGAAAAAGGACGATGTAGTCAAAGTAGGGCAACAACTGTTCAAGATGGATATGGAAGCGTCAGGTATGGAGCTGCTGGAAAAAGAGCTCGCACTAAAATCGTCCTTATTGAACATGGAGCAGAAAAAGCGTGAAATTGCGAAGAACCAGGTAACAGCGCCAATCAGCGGTGTCATCACCAAGCTGGGTGTAAAAGAAGGTGAAGCGCCAGGATCAGATCCTGCAGCCATTATTATGGACACGACTTCTGTTTACTTTGTGGCAGCCGTTGGAGAGCTCGATATTCCCGAGATTAAAATCGGACAAAATGTCGATGTTTACGTGTATGCGTTTGGTACGGAGCCGTTTAAAGGCAAAGTCATAGAGCTCCCAAAAGAAGGAAAAAAAGAAGACAAGGAAGTTCGGTTCGCGGTAAAAGTGGAACTGCTAGACAAGGCTGATTTTAAGCATGGGATGACGGGAGACAACGATATTATCGTCGCCCAAGCACAAAATGTCCTGCGCTTGCCAAGCAATGCGGTTGAAATTCTGGGGCCAGGTCAAGGAACGGTTATGGTGAAAGATCCGAGCACCGGAGATCCAATGCCGAAAGACGTAGAAATCGGTATTGAAGGATATGATTTTATTGAAATCAAAGGCGGCTTGAATGAGGGAGAAGAGGTTCTGGTGACCAACTCCGAAGGCATGTAA
- a CDS encoding ABC transporter ATP-binding protein, with translation MVNSTGELTVTGVNHSYGTGKIKVPVLFDINLHINKGEFVALCGSSGSGKSTLLNLLAGLTKPEEGSVMVSGAQISSYSENELCMFRRKNMGFIFQSYNLLPNLTALENVELPLIFAGESKKKRRAKATEILHRVGLEGRIDHRPNELSGGQQQRVSIARALVNQPGIILADEPTGNLDSKTEQEILLLMREMNKENGTTFIIVTHEQEVAEQSDRVIYLQDGRVVQKRTRPA, from the coding sequence ATGGTCAATTCAACAGGAGAGCTGACGGTGACAGGGGTCAATCACAGCTACGGAACGGGAAAAATCAAAGTTCCCGTGCTGTTTGATATCAACCTTCATATCAACAAGGGAGAATTCGTGGCTTTGTGTGGCTCGTCGGGGTCAGGCAAGTCTACGCTTTTGAACTTGCTTGCAGGTTTGACCAAGCCGGAGGAAGGGAGTGTCATGGTTAGCGGAGCACAGATTTCCAGCTACAGCGAAAACGAACTATGCATGTTTCGCCGTAAAAATATGGGCTTTATCTTCCAGTCATACAATCTGCTCCCAAATCTGACAGCGTTGGAAAACGTAGAACTTCCCTTGATTTTTGCAGGCGAAAGCAAGAAAAAACGTCGGGCAAAAGCAACGGAAATCCTCCACCGCGTAGGGCTGGAAGGTCGTATCGACCACAGACCCAATGAGCTCAGTGGTGGACAGCAGCAGCGTGTCAGTATCGCGAGAGCGCTCGTCAATCAGCCTGGCATTATCTTGGCGGATGAGCCGACGGGGAACCTGGACTCGAAGACAGAACAAGAGATTCTCCTATTAATGAGAGAAATGAACAAGGAAAATGGGACTACGTTCATCATCGTTACCCATGAGCAGGAAGTAGCGGAACAGTCCGACCGCGTCATTTATCTCCAGGACGGACGGGTTGTACAAAAAAGGACAAGACCAGCGTAG